A region from the Corylus avellana chromosome ca7, CavTom2PMs-1.0 genome encodes:
- the LOC132188257 gene encoding protein STRUBBELIG-RECEPTOR FAMILY 5-like — protein MCHNSIVVLWYVLFGVLTSPVHSKTASPDVSALNVMYSSLKSPSQLTGWKSSGGDPCGDSWEGIKCSGSSVTEINLSGLGLTGSMGYQLSSLTSVTRFDLSSNNLKGDIPYQLPPNAINIDLSQNDFTGGVPYSISQMTDLEYLKLGHNQLNNQLSDMFGKLSKLKELDLSYNSLSGNLPQSFKSLSSLKKLNLENNQFNGPINVLVDLPLTDLNVENNQFTGWIPNELENINLETGGNSWSSGAAPPPPPGAKHHANRHPTNNGDGKSVKGGVAIAGIAMGVLVVIGILITLFSRRKSSPSSNFLDEERISQRRSFTPLASQELSQDLRADISKSFKELQPLDRCASVDIKSLQKSPSIGPKHPPYDLKRSYDENEFTNRLNARRSTSLHATSYSLPDLQLATVNFATGRILGEGSIGRVYRAKYADGKVLAVKKIDSSLFQGGRSEEFAEIVSNISKLHHPNLAELVGYCSEQGHNMLIYEYFRNGSLHEFLHMSDDYSKPLTWNTRVRIALGTARAVE, from the exons ATGTGCCACAATAGCATTGTTGTTTTGTGGTATGTTTTATTTGGGGTCCTCACGTCTCCTGTCCATTCCAAGACCGCCTCTCCAGATG TCTCTGCCCTTAATGTGATGTATAGCAGCTTAAAATCTCCTTCACAACTTACTGGCTGGAAGTCGAGTGGGGGTGACCCTTGTGGTGACTCCTGGGAAGGGATCAAATGCTCTGGCTCATCCGTAACTGAAAT AAACTTATCTGGCCTTGGACTCACTGGATCAATGGGCTACCAGCTTTCGAGCTTGACATCTGTCACTCGCTT TGATTTAAGCAGTAACAACCTCAAGGGTGATATACCATATCAGCTCCCTCCTAATGCAATTAACAT AGATCTGTCTCAGAATGACTTCACTGGTGGTGTGCCTTATTCGATTTCTCAGATGACTGACCTTGAATACCT AAAGCTTGGTCATAATCAGCTTAATAACCAGTTGAGTGATATGTTTGGAAAACTTTCAAAACTGAAAGAGCT GGACCTTTCCTACAACTCACTGTCTGGCAATTTGCCTCAGAGTTTCAAATCACTCTCAAGCCTCAAAAAATT AAATTTGGAGAACAATCAATTCAATGGTCCAATTAATGTCCTTGTTGATCTTCCCCTTACTGATTT GAATGTTGAAAACAACCAATTTACTGGCTGGATTCCCAATGAATTAGAGAATATAAACTTAGA AACTGGAGGGAACTCCTGGTCATCTGGcgctgctcctcctcctccccctgGTGCAAAACATCATGCTAATCGACACCCAACCAATAATGGTGATGGTAAGTCTGTCAAGGGTGGAGTGGCAATAGCCGGAATAGCTATGGGTGTACTGGTGGTAATTGGGATTCTAATTACTCTTTTTTCAAGAAGAAAGTCTTCTCCTTCTTCAAATTTCCTTGATGAAGAGAGGATTAGCCAGCGTAGATCATTTACCCCCCTTGCATCTCAGGAATTATCCCAAGACTTGCGAGCTGACATAAGCAAAAGCTTCAAag AGCTTCAGCCATTGGATCGGTGTGCTTCAGTTGATATCAAGTCTTTGCAAAAGTCTCCTTCAATTGGTCCTAAGCATCCACCTTATGATTTGAAGCGATCATATGATGAAAATGAGTTTACAAACCGTTTGAATGCCCGAAGAAGCACCTCCCTTCATGCTACATCTTACTCCTTGCCAGATTTACAGCTTGCTACCGTTAATTTCGCAACAGGCCGCATTCTTGGTGAAGGATCTATTGGACGTGTTTATCGAGCTAAATATGCTGATGGGAAG gttttagctGTGAAAAAGATTGACTCCTCACTTTTTCAAGGAGGGCGATCAGAAGAATTTGCAGAAATTGTTTCGAACATCTCCAAGCTTCACCATCCAAATCTTGCAGAGCTTGTTGGATACTGTTCTGAACAAGGCCATAACATGTTAATTTATGAGTATTTCAGGAATGGGTCACTTCACGAGTTCTTGCACATGTCAGATGACTATAGCAAACCACTAACTTGGAACACAAGAGTCAGAATTGCATTGGGCACTGCTCGTGCTGTTGAGTAA